The genomic window accttgtacaatgatcttccAGTCCTGTTCATTTCCCTCAGCAccacttcatataagtctctccaggcctctctgaaaccatcctgatggttgtttcttacagaacaataatattccattacattcatatcccataatttattcagccaatctctagctgatgggcagccacttagtgtccagtttcttgcactataaaaaaggctgccacacacatttgtgcacatgtgggtcccttttcctcctttagtatctctttgggatataagcccagtagtagcactgctgggtcaaagggtatgcacagtttgataacttttggggtatagttccagattgctctccagaatggctggattctttcacaactgcaccaacaatgcatcagtgtcccagtcattatcttttcctgtcatcttagcccatctgagaagtgtgtagtggtatctcagagttgtcctaatttgcatttccctgatcaatggtgatttaaagcaccttctcatatgattagaaatagtttcaaaataatgtttggacatgtatacatatattgtatttaatttatactttaacatacataacatgtattggtcaaactgccatctgggggagaagggtggggagaaggaagggaaaaattggaacaaaaagcttggcaattgtcagtgctgtaaaattacccatatatatatcttgtaaataaaaagaaatagtttcaatttcttcctctgaaaattctgttcatatcctttgaccatttatcacttggagaacgGCTTTGTTTGTATacaaacttttaaacttaatataaacaaaattatctatttgatattCAATGATGAGTTCTAGTTCTTGTTTATAAATTCCTgccttctccacagatatgagaggtaaattatcctatgttcttctgctttgcttatattattctttatgtctaaatcatgaatccatttcaaacttattttagtatgtgagtcaatacctagtttctgccatactagtttccaatttccccagaagtttttgtcaaatagtgaattcttatccccaaagttggctGATCCTAGTCTTTCAAGGCTGATGAACTAGattcacgtccatcagaattgatcatcatttattcttgttgccttgtataccaatcctggttctgctcatttcactcagcatcagttttttaaagtctctccaggcctctctgatcatttcttatagaacaataatattatataacattcatatactacaacttattcagccattccccaactgatgggcatccactcagtttccagttctttgccactacaaatatttttgcacatgtgggtccctttcctttttttttttatgatttccccaggatacagacctagtagtgaccctgctggatcaaaggggatgcacagtttgatagccttttatgcatagttccaaactgctccccagaaaggttggatcagttcacaactccaccagtaatgcattagtgtcccagctttccatattccctccaatgtctgtcactatcttttcctgtcatcctagccaatttgGGAGGTGTGAAGTGGTGCCTCAGAACTGAGACCAGATGCTTCTTAATGTGTAACTCAGGACCGGAAACCCAGTCGGGTCCAAAGAGTGATGCAAAATTTGTAGGGAGTTTTCTTCTGGAATACATCTTAAACATCCTCCATATCTAATCTGGAAATTGCCTTTGTGCTGGTCAACCAGCTTTTTTTTGGTTCCTTTATTTGAATTGTACGATACGTGTACCTTATAGATACTGGGTGAAAAGGAGGGGGTTGGACACCCCTTTTTTAGCTTCCTCCTCTAATGACTAATTTGATAGACTTCTTGCTAAATTAACCCagtttaagaatcttttgttcttagCTCACAGTCTATAAAGTGGCACTGCAAGAAATGATCACACAAGTCATTCATGTTTTACAATAAAGTCGTTTATTAGAAGAAAACACAGCAAGAGGAGAGCTGCAAAAATCACCTCAGAAATGTTGCCGCCCTGGGCTCTCACTTTCTTGACTCAGGTTCACAGTGGCTTTTATTGGATGCCAAACCCCTGGAGTCCCTTAGGACAAGGATCCAAACCTGGTTAACCTGAACCTCTCCCCTTCCAGATGAGGATTTTCTATTCAAGGGGAAAAAGCTGGAGTTTTCTAGAGTGGGTGGGCCAGGACACTTCCAAACATGCTGATCTTCTCTGCCCCAAATGGGACCCCAGCACAGGAACTCTCTGGGTGGGGAGGAAATGGAAACCTAGGCCACGTGGACAGTCATGGAGTCAGCCCAGACTGCCCTCTCCACAGGCCCAGAAAAGGCTGGAGACAACAATGGCTACAACCCACCTATTGACTTTCTCATTCTTATAGACGGTCTACATGCACATCAAAGATAACTGCAATTAAAACGTAACAAACAGGCTTTCACCAAAAGTCCTCAATAACAGATAACACCCTTAGTTACACAGTGAACTGATGGAATGTTGCAGGGAATATAAGAATCCACAGCATAAGCTCATTGATTACACACAAAAACCCCAAACACTTAATTGGACAAAGACAAGGCAATCTCTGAGactcttctcttcccccacccaaaGGAGGCTCTCATTCATTTGAGATCAACCCCCATTCTCCGACAAAGACCTCCATGAAGATGAATGTGTAGTCTGCATGTTGGCCAGTCTTGTGGATGATCTGTAAATATAAAGGGAGAAGGGGTTTCCTGTAGATGCTACTTTCCTTATTTCCTCAGGATACTGAAAGTACATGATAAACGTCTGTTGGTTTGACTTGACTTGAGGGTATGGTCCTCTGGGCACTCCTATCTCTGGATGCTATTATGTAAGTGATTGCACACCCCGCTCTTCTGCTCCATCTCTGACCCTGTGAAAATCTGAAAATTGTAGGGTCTTCTCAGAGAGACCCTGAGTTACAATTGATAAAAAGTAAATGGATGAAAAATTTCTGTTGTCCAAACTATGACATAACTGGGTGGTTAGTCTACTATATTAGTCTACTGAGACACCTAGTTGGAACAGAAATCGTAAATGATAACGACAAAGATCCAAACTGAATAGAAAGATGGGGacaaatatatttgggaaattctGCACTGTTATTAGTGATCCCAGGCAGTTTGCTGGCTTATTGACATAAGCACTTTTTGCAAGGATGACATATTGTTGGAATTCCAtcacctggaagaaaaaaagctgCAGGACCCAAATGGGCAGGTTCAGATAAACTGCAATCTAGTTTCAGTGAGGAGCCATGGTATCTGGGATAGCACTGAGGACATACATGGCCAGAAACTGGGGGAGAACTTGTAAAACATAAGAAACCAGAGGAAGGCCTCCAACACTTAAGGTGGATTCTCTGGTGAAATGGTAGGGTGCTCTATGGGATGACTTAATGAAAATTGCCAGTGGTGAGAGAGCAATCCGTACTGACAGAAGGAATACCTTGGTCAGTGGGATCAGTTTCACTAAAAGCAGTAAGGAAAAGTGAGAATGAGAATCTGCCCATGGACAGAGACATTCTGCTCTCAGGTTCCACTATCTCCTGAATAACTGAACCACTATTGAGGGCCTTCTTACTTTCATTGCATTTATAGGGCTTCTCACTAGATAAACTCTCTGCTGTGTGGTAAGGCTTTCCCACATTTGTCAGGACTAATGaacttttacattaaaaaatacatCCAAATAAGCTCCCACATTCTTTGATGATATTAACTGCAGCTAAAGGCCTgattacatttattatatttcccAGCTTCTTTCCTATGTGTTTTCTGGTGCTCAGCAAGCGATGTGCTTTGGTTGAAGGCTCTGTCACACTGATTACATTTGTAGGGTTTCtcaccagtgtggattctctgatgtcgaGTAAGGTTCATGTTCTGGCTGAAAGATTTCCCACACTCATTACAGTGatagggcttctctccagtatgagttcTCTGATGTCGAGTAAGGTTCATGCTATGagtgaaggctttcccacattcattacatttatagggtttttctccagtgtgaatcctCTCGTGCTGGGTAACTGAGGAGCTATtgctgaaggctttcccacattcgcTGCAATTatagggtttttctccagtatgaatcctcTCATGCTGAGTAAGAGATGAGCCATTActaaaagctttcccacattcgttacatttatataatttttctccagtgtgaattctctgatgtcgtGTAAGGTTCATACTCTGggtgaaggcttttccacattcattacacttatAGGgtctctctccagtgtgaattctctggtgcTTAGTAAGACTTCCCTGCTGACTGAAAGCTTGTCCACATTCATGGCATATGCAgagtttctctccagtatgaattttctggTGACGAATAAGGCTCGTGCTCTGGCTGAAAGTCTTTTCACACACATTACATTTgtagggtttttctccagtgtggatccTCTGATGCTGAATAAGAGTTGTGTACTGGCTGAAGGTCttcccacactcattacattcataaggtttctctccagtgtgaatcctGTTATGTAGAATGAGAGTTGAACTGTTGCTGAAGGCTTTACCACATTCATTGCATTTATAGATTTTCTCCCCAGAATGAAGTCTCTGATGCTGAGTAAGGTGTATATTTtgactgaaggcttttccacattttttacacttaaagggcttctctccagtatgaattctttgatgttggATAAGGCTTCCCTGTTGAGCAAAGGCTTGTCCACAATCACCACACCCATAGGGTTTCTCCCCactgtgaattctctgatgtatacTGCAGGATGAACTGTTGCTGAAGGTCTTGCCACATTCATGACATCTAAAgagtttttctccagtatgaaccCTCTGATGTCGGATCAGGTTTGTGCACtgactgaaggctttcccacattcactgCATTTGAAGGGTTTCTCCcctgtatgaattctctgatgtctaAGAAGGCTTGTGTACTGACTGAATGATTTCTCACACTCCTGACATTTATAGGACTTCTCTCCAATATGAAGTCTCTGATGTGGAGACAGGGATGAGCCGCCATCCAAGGCTTTCCTACATACATCACAATCACagagtttctctccagtgtgactTCTCTGATGTAGCGTAAGAGTTAAGTTAtcactgaaggctttcccacattcattataCATGTGGAGGTTCTCTGCTGTAGAGGCTTTCTGATGCTGTATAAGGTTTCTCTGGTGGAAAGTTTCTCCAAATTCACAACACACAGAGGGTTTCTCCCCATTAAGTGTCCTGTGACAGTTTGCCAGGTTTGGGTAACTTAAGGTAATACTGCATTCATCATGTTGACCAGGTTTTTTCCCTGAGGTGATCCCATCAAGTTGAATTAGGTCAGAGTGTTGGTCAAAGTAAAGTTGCTGTGAATCATACTTAGGGAGACTCTTTCTGGAACTCTGTTGTATCACAAAAATTGGGTCTGAACAGTAACGTCTCTCAAAGTTATGACATTCCTGACTTGCTGGCTTATCAGTTTTCTTGTGGCTGATTGGTACTTGTCTGAAATTTTTCTCCTGGTTCCCCTGCTGTCTCTTAAACCTGCCACCATATTCCCAGGATTCCCCCCAATTAAAACTCCAGAGACCATGCCAGGTTTCTTGGAATGATTTTTCCATAGCGAAATAAGACTTTGAAATTGTTTCCTTGGTCTCAACTCTGGCCTCCCAAtctgaaagaaacaagaaaatataaatgttcCTTGTTCCACAGTCAGTCATCAACCAGTTATTAATATATACTTTCTATGTATCAAACACTATACTAATGCTGGGAAGACAGAAAACAGTGAAAgataattcctgctctcaaggaattaataatctaatggaggagacagaaTATACACAGCTATGTATATACCAGATATTTatatgataaattggagatacACAATAGTGGGAAAGCATTGGAGATTGTAGAGGGACAAGAAAAGAGTGGCTGTGGCAGGTCAGATTTCagttgagtcttaaaggaaattgggaaaacaaaaggGCAGAGatgtaaaagaatattttaagaatGGAAAACAGCAAATGACTGACAGGCGTGGATTCAGAAGACAGAATCACACTCAAGGAACATCAAGTAGGGCAGATTAGAAACAAAGGGCAAAGCTGAAATGAGAGTCAAAGATCCTGGATGAGGAAGAAGATGGCAATGTCCTGGCCAGGAAGCAGGaaagtggggaaggaaagaagggtctgggaggaaagagaatgacTTCCGATGCCTGCAGGACATCCAGCTCCACATGTCCAAGAGGCCGATGGAAATGGGGACTGGGCTCAGAAAGAAGTTAGGAGAATTGGAAGAGAACAGTGTCCCAAAAATCCAGAGGAGAGAGAACCAAGGAGAGGGAGATCTTGCAAAGGCAAGAAggatgaaaactgaaaaaaacctttaaattaAGAAGTCGCTGATGGCTCCGAGCGAGATTTACTTGAAGAAGGAGGTCAGAAGCCAGAGAGCAGAGGACGAGTAAGGCAGTGGGAGACGGCTCTCCTTGGAGCAAAGCTGAGAAGGAGAAGAGATGGGAGAAGAGCCATTTGGTTGTTTGTCCAAGGGAAGAAGCTAGGGTGCAGAGAGATTACGGAGACTGAGGATATGGAGAAAGTGTAATTCTGGGCAGAAGTGGGGAAAGGCAGGTGCAGGGATGCCCAGATTGGGTTTCCCTTGAGAAGAGGGACATGTCTCCATGTGAGAAAGCTGAAGGAGGATGAGCAGAAAACATCTTGGGGATCCGAGGAAGGGGGTATGGAGTGAGGAGGGGGTTTTGTGGAATGGCCTTCAGTAATCCTCAGGTGCCAGGGAAGCAATGGAAGCCCCGAGGAAGGACGAAAAGCTCTGGAGTCGAGTGGGCTCCATTCAGGAAATATAAGTGGAGATGCAGCCAATATTATCTAACCTAAATGCACAAAGTACCCACCTGCCCTGCTTTTGTGACTTTCTCTAGCTTGATTAAACAGCACATGGAGAGTGTCAAGGATTGTGTTGGGGAGTCATCCAAGGCCGGCTTTGGCTGGGTCTCATTAGGGATAGGATGAGAGGGAAGAGCTTTGAGGAGGAATTGGGCTGATTCACCAAAGCCACCAAGGGAAGGCAAGGGGGAGAAGGTAGCTATGTGGAGAGAGGGCCTGGGAAAGAGCGGAGGGGCGAGGGACTAGAGGTTCCTTTGTGGGGGATGGGTGGGGTTGGGATTATTTATATGGCAGTAGGGCCAGGGAAGGATAGAAAATGATAATCAGATAAAGGACTTTCAGATTCAGGAATATCCAAGCAGAAAACTTGGGGGAAatgtaaggggctgaaactcttaagtcaatgcactgaggtgggacaattgagcacttgagactaattaCTGCTTGGACAATAtcctataagaatatgcttggaaaatggcccttcccactatcctgtgctggcccaattgtttgctgtatacagagaattgtgggatggactaggaggtgcagggagactagccaggatCACTTCTGTGAGAGAGACAACAGAGCTCCTACATGTCcactctctcttcacttctaccactaaagaccaagaataaagacttttgcttatcctgactccggctgctTCCAAGATACCCAGGGTGCTAGCTCATCGGCACAGGGAAGCACTTTGTTTATTGTGGATACAATGCCCAGAGCACAAAAAATTACTTCCGGACCCCAGAAACTCCTTTTTTTGAAAGTGCTTCATAAGCTGGCCCTCCTATCTTGCCAGTCCACTTGCCTATGACTCCTTCCACACTCCCTGTTCCCACAAGAGAAATTCCACCTACTCAGCTCCCCCTTTGGAGAGAATATCCCTCAAGTCTCATTTTTGCAAGAGGTCTTTCCCAAAAGCCCAAGGATAAGTACCTTCTCTTCTTAGAATGGAGGGAGCTCTCTACAAGTAAGAGCTTTTTGCTTCTTTATACTCTAGTGCTTAGCCCTTGAAGTGCCTGACACAGAAGAGGGATGCCCTTCATCACACTTACACTTATCTCAGAAGGgctgttctgaggatcaaatgaggataATTTTGGTAACATTGGTAAGGCATTTACCAAATCTGCAAAGTTCTTTAGAAAAACTATCttaactaatgcattgttggtgaagttgtgaactgatcccaccattctgtagagcaattt from Sminthopsis crassicaudata isolate SCR6 chromosome 3, ASM4859323v1, whole genome shotgun sequence includes these protein-coding regions:
- the LOC141565035 gene encoding uncharacterized protein LOC141565035 isoform X1, with translation MAAGGLTSHSGRSQDLVTFKDVAVDFTWEEWKLLDSGQKALYRDVMLENYRNLVSLGHPVSKPNVILQLEQSRTPRMLERATAGGIFSDWEARVETKETISKSYFAMEKSFQETWHGLWSFNWGESWEYGGRFKRQQGNQEKNFRQVPISHKKTDKPASQECHNFERRYCSDPIFVIQQSSRKSLPKYDSQQLYFDQHSDLIQLDGITSGKKPGQHDECSITLSYPNLANCHRTLNGEKPSVCCEFGETFHQRNLIQHQKASTAENLHMYNECGKAFSDNLTLTLHQRSHTGEKLCDCDVCRKALDGGSSLSPHQRLHIGEKSYKCQECEKSFSQYTSLLRHQRIHTGEKPFKCSECGKAFSQCTNLIRHQRVHTGEKLFRCHECGKTFSNSSSCSIHQRIHSGEKPYGCGDCGQAFAQQGSLIQHQRIHTGEKPFKCKKCGKAFSQNIHLTQHQRLHSGEKIYKCNECGKAFSNSSTLILHNRIHTGEKPYECNECGKTFSQYTTLIQHQRIHTGEKPYKCNVCEKTFSQSTSLIRHQKIHTGEKLCICHECGQAFSQQGSLTKHQRIHTGERPYKCNECGKAFTQSMNLTRHQRIHTGEKLYKCNECGKAFSNGSSLTQHERIHTGEKPYNCSECGKAFSNSSSVTQHERIHTGEKPYKCNECGKAFTHSMNLTRHQRTHTGEKPYHCNECGKSFSQNMNLTRHQRIHTGEKPYKCNQCDRAFNQSTSLAEHQKTHRKEAGKYNKCNQAFSCS
- the LOC141565035 gene encoding uncharacterized protein LOC141565035 isoform X2, with amino-acid sequence MLERATAGGIFSDWEARVETKETISKSYFAMEKSFQETWHGLWSFNWGESWEYGGRFKRQQGNQEKNFRQVPISHKKTDKPASQECHNFERRYCSDPIFVIQQSSRKSLPKYDSQQLYFDQHSDLIQLDGITSGKKPGQHDECSITLSYPNLANCHRTLNGEKPSVCCEFGETFHQRNLIQHQKASTAENLHMYNECGKAFSDNLTLTLHQRSHTGEKLCDCDVCRKALDGGSSLSPHQRLHIGEKSYKCQECEKSFSQYTSLLRHQRIHTGEKPFKCSECGKAFSQCTNLIRHQRVHTGEKLFRCHECGKTFSNSSSCSIHQRIHSGEKPYGCGDCGQAFAQQGSLIQHQRIHTGEKPFKCKKCGKAFSQNIHLTQHQRLHSGEKIYKCNECGKAFSNSSTLILHNRIHTGEKPYECNECGKTFSQYTTLIQHQRIHTGEKPYKCNVCEKTFSQSTSLIRHQKIHTGEKLCICHECGQAFSQQGSLTKHQRIHTGERPYKCNECGKAFTQSMNLTRHQRIHTGEKLYKCNECGKAFSNGSSLTQHERIHTGEKPYNCSECGKAFSNSSSVTQHERIHTGEKPYKCNECGKAFTHSMNLTRHQRTHTGEKPYHCNECGKSFSQNMNLTRHQRIHTGEKPYKCNQCDRAFNQSTSLAEHQKTHRKEAGKYNKCNQAFSCS